The Methanohalophilus portucalensis DNA window TTCGACCACTGTTCCCCGCAGGATATTCAGAAGGTCAGGAAAAGTACGGCTACTACCCTGATCCCTACAAATTGCAGTCTGCAGTTTAGGGGAGATGCAAGAAGAATTGAAGCCGGGGATGTCCTCAGGGATGAACTTGCAATAAAGGGATTGAATATAGAAATAGTTGCAGCTTATAATATAGGCAAATCCTTCCATCCGCCCGGTGAAGGTGTGGGTTATGTGGTTGAGCTGGAAGGTTTGCGGATATATCATGCCGGGGATACAGATTTGATCGATGAAATGGCTTCCATTGAAGCTGATATCGTCCTGCTTCCTATTGGGGGAAATTATACTATGGATGAAAAGCAAGCTGCAGAAGCAGTTTCATGTATAAGGCCATCTTATGTCATACCAATGCATTATGGAAGTGTGGAGGGGACGGACGCAGACGTGGATCTCTTTAGAAAACTTGTAGAAAAAAGAAGTGAAGCAAAGGTAATTATTCTTGAAAACAATAGGGATTCCTGAATATTTGAGGTAGTTTGTGTGTCTAAATCCCGAAAAAAGCAGAAAAATCTCATGAAGGACGTGGCAAAACAGAGAATTGAACGCCTCTTCAAACTTGCAGAAGCATCATACAGTGTACACCCTCACAGAAGTGACAGGTATGTTACACTTGCACGCAGGATTGGTATGCGCTACAGGATCCGTTTGCCTGCCTCCCTTCGCAGAAGGGTGTGTCGTAGTTGTAATTCTTATCTTGTACCGGGTAGCAGTTCCAGGGTACGGTTGAAAAAAGGAACAGTGTGTATAACCTGTATGTCATGTGGCAGGAAAATGCACATTCCTTACAAATAATTCTTTTTTAAAATGATGAAATTAAGGCCTTTATAAGTAGGGCTGTAATTATGATGACAATTCCCATTGTAAGATATATTAATACATTACGATATACTTCCTCTTTTTCAGAACCTGGCCGAATCCCCCAGTGATTGCAATTTCCCTTTGAATTACAACCACCACATGAAGGAGTTTCTTCTTTAGGCTCAGGTCTCTGGATAACCGGGAGTTTTTTCATTTTATCTGACATGTATTAACTTTCTATTTTTCATTAAAAAAATGCTTGAAAAAATAATTAACGACGAGAGGGGGATTCGAACCCCCGAGGTGGCGAGCACCACAGGATTAGCAATCCTGCGCCATACCGGGCTTGGCTATCTCGTCCCGGGTAATGCACTCCATAAGCCAGTCATGTATATAAGATTTTCCTTGTATAAAGTGGCAGGCATGCATCCGGTTGCCATCATTCTCATTTTCCAGGGGACTGTGACCTCGCCTCCACCCCGCAACCCTGAGAGC harbors:
- a CDS encoding MBL fold metallo-hydrolase codes for the protein MKAIDIGKVHIDWLGHAGFRLRGNNLVVYIDPYDIGGYIGYEDQADVLLITHEHFDHCSPQDIQKVRKSTATTLIPTNCSLQFRGDARRIEAGDVLRDELAIKGLNIEIVAAYNIGKSFHPPGEGVGYVVELEGLRIYHAGDTDLIDEMASIEADIVLLPIGGNYTMDEKQAAEAVSCIRPSYVIPMHYGSVEGTDADVDLFRKLVEKRSEAKVIILENNRDS
- a CDS encoding ribonuclease P protein component 4, which encodes MSKSRKKQKNLMKDVAKQRIERLFKLAEASYSVHPHRSDRYVTLARRIGMRYRIRLPASLRRRVCRSCNSYLVPGSSSRVRLKKGTVCITCMSCGRKMHIPYK